TGTGGTTACGGATACGGATGTTCGCGAATGTACCGCGAACCATAACTTCGTGATGACCGCGGCGGGAGCCGTAGGAGTTGAAGTCTTTCTTCTCAACGCCGTTAGCGATCAGATATTTACCGCCTGGAGCATCTGGACGGATGCTGCCTGCAGGCGAGATATGGTCAGTTGTAACCGAGTCGCCGAGAGCAAGCAAAGTTTTTGCCGCTTTGATGTCTTCGACGTCGCGGATGCCGTCAGCAAGGCTGTCGAAGAACGGCGGGTTAGCGATGTAAGTGGATTTTGGATCCCACTCGTACAATTCGCCTTCCGGTACCGGAATTGCGTTCCAACGTTCGTTTTGCGTGTATACATTTTCGTATTTCGCACGGAACATTTCCGGGGACAGCGAAGCGCTCATCGCGTCAGCGATTTCCTGGTTCGTTGGCCAGATGTCTTTCAGGAAGACAGGCTCGCCTTGCGGATCGAAGCCGATTGGCTCGCTTGCAAAGTCGATGTTAACTGTACCAGCCAGCGCGTAAGCAACAACAAGCGGCGGCGATGCCAGGTAGTTCGCTTTGATTTGCGCGTGGATACGGCCTTCAAAGTTACGGTTACCGGACAGTACTGCAGCAACAGTCATGTCGTTGTCAGCGATTGCTTGGCTTACGTCTTCCGGCAATGGACCGGAGTTACCGATACATGTTGCGCAGCCGTAACCAGCAACGTGGAAGCCAAGTGCTTCGAGGGACTCGAGCAGACCAGCTTTTACGAGGTAGTCGGTAACAACCAGGGAACCTGGAGTCAGCGAGCTCTTCACGTATTCCGGTTTAACGAGACCGCGAGCGACAGCTTTCTTCGCCACAAGGCCTGCGCCTACCATTACGCTAGGGTTAGAAGTGTTCGTACAGCTTGTGATAGCGGCCAGAACTACAGCGCCAGCTTTCATTTCGCTTACTTTGCCGTTAGCGTGGTTAATCGTAACGACTTCTTCCGTTTTCTCGTCAGTCAGGCCATAGCCGCCTTTGTCGACTGGCTTGCGAACGATTTCGTTCCAAGCATCCTTCATCGAAGTCAGCTCGATACGGTCTTGCGGACGTTTAGGACCAGCAAGGGAAGGAACAACCGTCGACAGATCGAGTTCAACCACTTCAGTAAAGACAGGGTCCGGAGTAGCATCCGTACGGAACATGTCTTGCGCTTTGTAGTAAGCTTCAACCAGCTCGATTTGCTCTTCTGTACGGCCAGTTGCGCGCAGGAAGTCGAGTGTAGTTGCGTCAACCGGGAAGAAGCCGATTGTTGCGCCGTACTCAGGAGCCATGTTGGCAACCGTTGCACGGTCAGGAAGGCTGATGTTGGACAAGCCGGAACCGAAGAACTCGACGAATTTGCCGACAACGCCTTTTTTACGGAGCATTTGAGTGATAGTCAGGGCAAGGTCAGTAGCCGTAGCGCCTTCTGCCAGGCTGCCAGTCAGTTTGAAGCCGATAACTTCCGGAGTTACGAAGTACAGCGGCTGTCCAAGCATACCAGCTTCCGCCTCGATACCGCCAACGCCCCAGCCAACGATACCGAGACCGTTGATCATAGTCGTATGGGAGTCCGTACCTACGAGGGAATCCGGGAATACGAATGTTTCGCCGTCAACTGTTTTCGTAGCTGCAACGGATGCCAGATACTCGAGGTTGACTTGGTGAACGATACCCGTATCCGGTGGAACCGCACGGAAGTTATCGAATGCCGTTTGTGCCCAACGGAAGAAGCGGTAGCGCTCTGCGTTCCGTTCGAACTCGATGCGTTGGTTGATTTCAAGAGCGTCCGGGGAACCAAACGCGTCAACCATTACGGAGTGGTCGATTACGAGATCGACGGGTACAAGCGGGTTGATTTTTTTAGGGTCGCCGCCTGCTTTTTTAACCGTTTCGCGCATTGCTGCAAGGTCAACGACAACCGGTACGCCGGTCAAGTCCTGCAGAACGATACGGGAAGGGATGAAAGGAATTTCTTTGTCGTCGCGGTTAGCCGCCCAATCAGCGAGTTGTTTTACATGCTCTTTTGTGATAGCACGGCCGTCGAATTGACGAACAGCGCCTTCGAGCAATACTTTAATCGAAAATGGAAGTTTGGAAATGTCGCCAAGTCCTTGGTTCTCCAGACCTTGAAGGCTGTAGTAAGCATAGGATTTGCCGCCGACGTCCAAGCTGGACCGTACAGAATAATGGTCTTGATTTGCCATGTTCGGGTATTCCTCCTTGAATGATGTTGACGATTTTGTTGTTTCATTCTGTGAAACTCTATTTCAAAAATCGTTATGTCTCTATTATAGCTCGAGTTAGGGGGTTCGTAAAGCAGATTAAGGCAGACAATGGCGGAAATTCGCGGCTATTCTCGCAGGCAGCTGGCAGAAGGTATCATTGCTTTCCAGTAGTCACTTACTATTGTATAGCAGTTCCGATAGAACTTCGTTATAATGGACATGATGTCATCATGAGAGGAGAATTTAGTCATGACAACAACGAAAAAGCTTGGCAACGTCAAGCTGTCTATATTAGATCTTGCGCCGATTGTTGAAGGCTCAACGGCTTCGGACGCATTGCGCAACAGCCTCGACCTGGCCCAGCATGCGGAAAAATGGGGCTATACCCGCTATTGGGTAGCCGAGCATCATAGCATGCCGGGAATCGCCAGCTCGGCCACTTCATTAGTAATCGGACATATTGCTGGCGGTACTTCGACCATACGCGTCGGCTCCGGCGGCATTATGCTGCCGAACCATGCGCCGCTTGTTATCGCGGAGCAATTCGGTACGCTTGAATCGCTGTATCCCGGCCGAATTGATCTTGGCCTTGGCCGCGCACCGGGCAGTGACCGCCAGACGATGATGGCGCTGCGCCGCGATTTGTACGGCGGGGAGAATTTCCCGGCGATGCTGGAAGAGCTTCGCGGCTTCTTCCGCGGACCAGAATCGGAGAAAGCGGTACGCGCGGTGCCGGGCGAAGGACTGGATGTGCCGATCTGGCTGCTTGGCTCCAGTGATTTCAGCGCAAGGCTTGCAGGCGAGCTGGGCTTGCCTTTTGGCTTCGCGAGCCATTTCTCGCCGGACTTTACGCTGCCGGCGCTTGATATTTACCGCAGCAACTTCAAGCCGTCGGCTTATCTGGATAAGCCGTATGCGATGGTTGGCGTAAACGCTATCGCAGCCGACACGGACGAGCATGCGGAATGGCTTGGCACAACGCTGGAGCAGCAGTTCCTCAATCTGATCCGCGGCGGCGTGCCAAGAAAGATTCAGCCGCCGGCTGATCTGGAAGGCTTCGCCAATCCGTATGAGCTGACGGCCGTGCGCAATCAGCTTCGCACGGCGATCAAAGGCAGTCCGCAGACGGTTGAAGCAAAGCTGAATGCGTTTATCGAGCAGACAGATGCGGATGAAGTGATCATTAACTGCGCGATTTACGATCATCAGGAGCGGCTGAAATCCTATGAGCTGATTGCTCAGCTCGGATTAAGCGGCGGCAGCAAGGAATAAGCGGTGGAGCAGCCTTTGGGCTGCTCTTTTTTTCGTTGAAGAGATTAGCTTAACGATGCGCGGCATCGTTAAGGCGGGTGAAAAGGGCTGGATGGGTGATCTTAACGATGTGGCACATCGTTAAGAAGCGGGAAGTGCGAAGGGCGGGAATTTATAGATGGCGATGGATAGTAAATTGCAGCGTCCCATAATAAAAAGCCGCAGCAGGCTTGCCTGCTGCGGCTTTTCTCTTATCGTTTAACGGAGGTTCGGAACATCAACTTCCGGATTTGTATCCGCTTCGTAGTCAATACCGTCGGTTTCGAAGCCGAACAGCTGGAAGAACTCGCGGCGGTAGCCTTCAAGATCGGACAGCTCGTAAACATTTTCCGTGGTAATCTCGCTCCACAGCTTGTCTACCGCAGCTTGAACGTCTTCGCGCATTTCCCAGTCATCCATGCGGATGAGGCCTTTTTCGTCAACCGGAGTTGGGCCATCTACGTACAGGCGGGTAGCGAACATGCGGTACATTTGCTCGATGCAGCCCTCGTGAATGCCTTTTTCCTTCATTACTTTGAAGAGTGCCGAGATGTATAGCGGCACGACCGGAATGGCGGAGCTGGACTGCGTAACCAGCGCTTTGGCAACCGCTACATAAGCGCGTCCGCCAGTGGAGGACAGCTGCTCGGTCAGGTTGTGCGCCGTAGCTTCCAGATCATTTTTCGCGCGGCCAATTGTGCCGTCACGGTAAACCGCATGCGTAATTTCAGGACCAATGTACGAGTAAGCAATTGTTGTAGCGCCTTCAGCCAGAACGCCTGCTGCTTGGAGATCGTCGATCCACATTTGCCAGTCTTCGCCGCCCATAACGGTAATCGTCTGGCTGATTTCTTCTTCCGTAGCCGGCTCAATCGTAGCTTCGGACACAACCCCGTTATGGAAGTTAACGGTTTTGTTCGAATAGGATTGACCGATCGGCTTAATCACCGAGTTCAGCACTTCGCCGGTCTTCGGATGAACGCGGCGTGGTGCGGCAACGCTGTAGACGACCAGATCAACCGAGCCAAGCTCCGTGCGGATCAGATCGATCGTTCTTGCTTTGGTTTCGTCGGAGAATGCGTCGCCGGTGAGGCTGAAGGATTTCAGGCCGGATTCCGCGGCAGCCTTCTCGAAAGCAGCGGAGTTGTACCAGCCTGGCTTTGCCGTGCGGTTGCCTTCCGCGCCTTTGCTCGTAAATACGCCAACCGTATTTGCGCCTGCGCCAAATGCCGCAACGATACGGGAAGCAAGACCATAACCCGTAGATGCACCGATAACAAGCACATTACGCGGACCTTTCAAATTAGGTTGAGATTGTACGTATTCCACTTGGCGGTTAACTTGCTCTGCGCATCCAACCGGATGGGCGGTTGTACAAATAAAGCCGCGAGATTTCGGTTTAATGATCATATGGTAAAATCCTTTCTTCATTAAAATCATAATTATAGGTTCAGTCCATTAAGACAAGCCATTTCTCATTTTACCGATTTTTAGCTCTAAAGGGAAGTTCACGCACAAAGGAAATCGCAAAAACAGGGCTAAGCCCGTTGAAACAGCGAATGCTGCAGGGTCAGCCCTTGTCGTGTAAGTATAGTACAGCTTTTCTAGTAGCGGCCAGCGATTTGCTGTTCAGCCATCTGGATGAGACGTTTGGTAATCGTTCCGCCGATGGAGCCCATATCGTGAGTAGTCATATTGCCGTAGTAGCCGTCAGCGGGAAGCTCTATGCCAAGCTCTTGCGCGATCTCGAACTTTAGTTGTTCAAGCGCTGCGCGTGCATTTGGCACTAATAAGGATTTGCGGTTAGCCATTGATTCCGCCTCCTAAAAAAATGGTCAGGATTAGACTAATTCATAACGTTATTATGCGATTCGCAAAAAGAATTATACGTAAATCAATCCTTTTTTTACCTTTGCGAAACGGTTTATATAGGGGGAATGACTGTAATCCGGCCAAGTTGCATAAACTGGATATATTCCATACTGTAGGAGATGTGATACAGATGAAGGATTTGTTCGGAAGAGCCGTATCGTTTGGACTTGGATTTGCGGTCACAAGCAAGGAGCAAGTTGAGAAGCTGGCGGAGGAATGGGTGCGAAAAGGCGAAATTACCAAAGCCGAATCGTCCGTATACGTCGATGAGCTGCTCAAGAAAGGCGAAGAAACACGCAATAAAATTGAAGAGATGATTCGTGAACGCGTCCAATCCGTTATTGGAGAAAAATACGTAACAAGAGAGCGGTACGAGCAGTTGGAGCAGCGGGTGGCGGCGCTGGAGCATAAAGAAATACCTGTGGACTGATCTGAGGCGGATGTATGAGCGTAAGATCAAAATTCCGTCATTTGCAGCGTTATCGGGAGATCGCGATTGCTTTTGTCCGCAACGGCTTCGGGTATATCGCCAAAGATTTGGGACTGCCGGATACGGGACTGGTGCTGCGCGGCGGTGAGAGGCAAGGCATTCGCAAACGCGGAGTTGGCGAGCGGCTTCGCATGTTTCTGGAGGAGCTTGGACCAACCTTCGTTAAGCTGGGTCAAATGGCGAGCATAAGGCCAGACCTGATTCCTGCCGGCATTATCGCGGAGCTGGAGCAGCTGCAGGATCATGTTCAGCCTTTTTCATATTTGGAA
This region of Paenibacillus sp. JDR-2 genomic DNA includes:
- the acnA gene encoding aconitate hydratase AcnA, with the protein product MANQDHYSVRSSLDVGGKSYAYYSLQGLENQGLGDISKLPFSIKVLLEGAVRQFDGRAITKEHVKQLADWAANRDDKEIPFIPSRIVLQDLTGVPVVVDLAAMRETVKKAGGDPKKINPLVPVDLVIDHSVMVDAFGSPDALEINQRIEFERNAERYRFFRWAQTAFDNFRAVPPDTGIVHQVNLEYLASVAATKTVDGETFVFPDSLVGTDSHTTMINGLGIVGWGVGGIEAEAGMLGQPLYFVTPEVIGFKLTGSLAEGATATDLALTITQMLRKKGVVGKFVEFFGSGLSNISLPDRATVANMAPEYGATIGFFPVDATTLDFLRATGRTEEQIELVEAYYKAQDMFRTDATPDPVFTEVVELDLSTVVPSLAGPKRPQDRIELTSMKDAWNEIVRKPVDKGGYGLTDEKTEEVVTINHANGKVSEMKAGAVVLAAITSCTNTSNPSVMVGAGLVAKKAVARGLVKPEYVKSSLTPGSLVVTDYLVKAGLLESLEALGFHVAGYGCATCIGNSGPLPEDVSQAIADNDMTVAAVLSGNRNFEGRIHAQIKANYLASPPLVVAYALAGTVNIDFASEPIGFDPQGEPVFLKDIWPTNQEIADAMSASLSPEMFRAKYENVYTQNERWNAIPVPEGELYEWDPKSTYIANPPFFDSLADGIRDVEDIKAAKTLLALGDSVTTDHISPAGSIRPDAPGGKYLIANGVEKKDFNSYGSRRGHHEVMVRGTFANIRIRNHMAPGTEGGFSTYQPTGEVTSVYDASMKYQADKTNLVVLGGKEYGTGSSRDWAAKGTFLLGVKAVITESFERIHRSNLVGMGVLPLQFQAGQGWQALGLTGFETFDIVGLTNDVQPGDLVSVIATKEDGSQIEFKVIVRLDSLVDVDYYRNGGILQTVLRQMIKN
- a CDS encoding LLM class flavin-dependent oxidoreductase: MTTTKKLGNVKLSILDLAPIVEGSTASDALRNSLDLAQHAEKWGYTRYWVAEHHSMPGIASSATSLVIGHIAGGTSTIRVGSGGIMLPNHAPLVIAEQFGTLESLYPGRIDLGLGRAPGSDRQTMMALRRDLYGGENFPAMLEELRGFFRGPESEKAVRAVPGEGLDVPIWLLGSSDFSARLAGELGLPFGFASHFSPDFTLPALDIYRSNFKPSAYLDKPYAMVGVNAIAADTDEHAEWLGTTLEQQFLNLIRGGVPRKIQPPADLEGFANPYELTAVRNQLRTAIKGSPQTVEAKLNAFIEQTDADEVIINCAIYDHQERLKSYELIAQLGLSGGSKE
- the fabV gene encoding enoyl-ACP reductase FabV; the protein is MIIKPKSRGFICTTAHPVGCAEQVNRQVEYVQSQPNLKGPRNVLVIGASTGYGLASRIVAAFGAGANTVGVFTSKGAEGNRTAKPGWYNSAAFEKAAAESGLKSFSLTGDAFSDETKARTIDLIRTELGSVDLVVYSVAAPRRVHPKTGEVLNSVIKPIGQSYSNKTVNFHNGVVSEATIEPATEEEISQTITVMGGEDWQMWIDDLQAAGVLAEGATTIAYSYIGPEITHAVYRDGTIGRAKNDLEATAHNLTEQLSSTGGRAYVAVAKALVTQSSSAIPVVPLYISALFKVMKEKGIHEGCIEQMYRMFATRLYVDGPTPVDEKGLIRMDDWEMREDVQAAVDKLWSEITTENVYELSDLEGYRREFFQLFGFETDGIDYEADTNPEVDVPNLR
- a CDS encoding alpha/beta-type small acid-soluble spore protein; translation: MANRKSLLVPNARAALEQLKFEIAQELGIELPADGYYGNMTTHDMGSIGGTITKRLIQMAEQQIAGRY
- a CDS encoding phasin family protein; translation: MKDLFGRAVSFGLGFAVTSKEQVEKLAEEWVRKGEITKAESSVYVDELLKKGEETRNKIEEMIRERVQSVIGEKYVTRERYEQLEQRVAALEHKEIPVD